One bacterium genomic region harbors:
- the thrS gene encoding threonine--tRNA ligase has protein sequence MKFSLDVYRHSTTHIMASAVQQLFPGAKIGIGPAIEDGFYYDFDKETPFVPEDLEKIENRMQKIIDKHIQFERIEVSKNEAKNIFKERNEAYKLELLDEIPDKNVSLYKTGDFIDLCRGPHVESADDIKAFKLLSIAGAYWRGDEKKKMLQRIYGTAWYTKEELDEYVNKLAEAKKRDHRKLGKELDLYSIHKEAGAGLIFWHPKGAMIRRLIEDFWYEEHMKRGYQFVNIPHISNINLWKTSGHLDFYKDNMYSPMKIDSQDYIIKPMNCPGHILIYKTKLRSYKELPIRYAELGTVYRYEKSGVLHGMLRVRGFTQDDAHIFCTSNQLKNEIKEVIELMDYMMKTFGFEYKVFLSTRDKSNKFAGSLEEWKNATDALEDVLKEKKMTYEVEEGEAVFYGPKIDIKMKDFLGRLWQGPTVQFDFNLPRRFNVTYIGEDGKEHYAMMVHRTVLGSMERFVGTLIEHYGGAFPVWLSPVQVKILTIGENNIPYAKEMQSLLQCNQIRTELDNRDEKIGLKIRESELDKIPYMFIIGDREVKEKTVSVRKHGNRDCAGMDIKQFIDRISKQIETRK, from the coding sequence TCAGCTGTCCAGCAGCTATTCCCTGGTGCAAAGATAGGCATAGGGCCAGCTATTGAAGATGGGTTTTATTACGATTTTGATAAAGAAACTCCATTTGTTCCGGAAGATTTGGAAAAGATTGAGAATAGGATGCAGAAGATAATAGATAAACACATCCAATTTGAGCGGATTGAAGTCTCTAAGAATGAAGCTAAAAATATATTTAAGGAGAGAAATGAAGCGTATAAATTAGAATTGCTTGATGAGATTCCTGATAAAAATGTAAGCTTGTATAAAACAGGTGATTTTATTGATCTCTGCCGCGGTCCGCATGTTGAAAGCGCAGATGACATAAAGGCGTTTAAGCTGCTTAGTATTGCCGGCGCTTATTGGCGTGGAGATGAGAAGAAGAAAATGCTTCAGAGAATATATGGCACAGCATGGTATACAAAAGAGGAGCTTGACGAGTATGTAAATAAACTGGCAGAGGCCAAAAAGCGCGATCACAGGAAACTTGGAAAGGAGCTTGATCTATACAGCATACATAAGGAAGCAGGCGCAGGTCTTATTTTCTGGCATCCAAAGGGAGCTATGATTCGCAGGTTAATCGAAGACTTTTGGTATGAGGAGCATATGAAGCGCGGATATCAGTTTGTGAATATACCTCATATCTCAAATATCAATTTGTGGAAGACCAGCGGACATCTGGATTTTTACAAAGACAATATGTATTCTCCAATGAAAATAGATTCTCAGGATTATATAATTAAGCCCATGAACTGTCCCGGACATATATTGATTTACAAAACAAAATTACGTAGTTATAAAGAACTGCCAATACGTTACGCAGAACTCGGGACAGTCTATAGATACGAGAAATCGGGAGTGCTTCACGGTATGCTGAGGGTTCGTGGTTTTACTCAGGATGATGCACATATTTTTTGCACTTCGAATCAGCTTAAAAATGAAATAAAAGAAGTAATAGAGCTTATGGACTATATGATGAAAACATTTGGATTCGAATATAAAGTATTTTTGAGCACAAGAGATAAAAGCAATAAATTTGCCGGAAGTCTTGAAGAATGGAAGAATGCTACAGACGCCCTTGAAGATGTATTGAAAGAGAAGAAAATGACATACGAGGTTGAAGAGGGAGAGGCAGTTTTTTATGGTCCGAAGATTGATATAAAAATGAAGGACTTTCTTGGCAGATTGTGGCAGGGGCCAACTGTGCAATTTGACTTTAATCTGCCGCGTCGTTTTAATGTTACCTATATTGGAGAAGATGGGAAAGAACATTATGCAATGATGGTTCACCGTACTGTTCTTGGTTCCATGGAAAGGTTTGTGGGGACTCTTATTGAGCATTATGGGGGGGCATTTCCAGTATGGCTTTCACCTGTTCAGGTTAAAATATTGACGATAGGAGAGAATAATATTCCTTATGCAAAAGAAATGCAGAGTTTGTTGCAATGCAACCAAATAAGAACAGAACTTGATAATAGAGATGAAAAAATAGGATTAAAAATAAGGGAATCAGAGCTGGATAAGATTCCTTACATGTTTATAATAGGAGACAGGGAGGTTAAAGAGAAGACAGTATCTGTTAGAAAGCACGGAAA